The Drosophila mauritiana strain mau12 chromosome 2R, ASM438214v1, whole genome shotgun sequence genome has a segment encoding these proteins:
- the LOC117136995 gene encoding serine protease inhibitor 42Dd, whose translation MYVLLLILLGISRYRAQKNPQLPDGFYAAIVNSFSNRNIMFSTEMIRSSMLFIYVGVEEGESEQIRKAMHYRGTHLSDYKPKTQKIFVMSAQKAPVAKSVTRFYVRLNMKMSTEYRVFMRHTEGRARNIAFVREKLDEVNTFYSHEMGEQMGQVVKESWWKPNNQGLLINAIFFNLSWARTFNPEATYPREFRVNGARSVMIPMMHEDSKFAFGILGNLKATAVLVPFSQGDLQMLLIKPDQPDGLAALHIKLQAINILSVARNLTIMDVFVGIPKFKMHSDLELSPAFEMMGIKDIFKPSKSFSTLLHRNTNFQIDGVIHVVTFEFQEQGIGTPSTDVGNGSLTHTFNGVKYFLATHPFAFYIIDNTSIFFAGHVTSF comes from the exons ATGTACGTGCTACTGCTAATCCTTTTAGGAATCTCACGCTACAGGGCTCAGAAGAATCCGCAATTGCCAGATGGATTTTACGCAGCCATCGTGAACAGCTTTTCGAACAGGAACATTATGTTCTCCACGGAGATGATACGATCCAGCATGCTGTTCATCTATGTGGGCGTGGAGGAGGGTGAATCCGAGCAAATTCGAAAGGCTATGCACTACCGAGGAACCCATCTATCTGACTACAAGCCGAAAACCCAGAAAATCTTTGTTATGAGTGCGCAGAAGGCACCTGTGGCCAAGAGTGTTACCCGATTCTATGTACGTCTGAATATGAAGATGTCCACGGAATATAGAGTTTTTATGCGGCATACAGAGGGAAGAGCTCGTAATATCGCCTTTGTTCGTGAAAAACTAGACGAGGTGAATACATTTTACAGCCATGAAATGGGCGAGCAAATGGGGCAGGTGGTAAAAGAAAGCTGGTGGAAACCGAACAACCAAGGACTCCTCATAAATGCCATTTTCTTCAATTTGAGTTGGGCGCGAACTTTTAATCCGGAGGCCACATATCCCCGGGAGTTTCGAGTAAATGGCGCAAGGAGCGTTATGATACCCATGATGCACGAGGATAGTAAGTTTGCATTTGGCATCCTAGGGAATCTTAAAGCCACCGCCGTTCTGGTGCCCTTTTCCCAGGGAGATCTCCAAATGCTCTTGATAAAGCCCGATCAGCCTGATGGACTTGCTGCCTTGCACATTAAGCTGCAGGCCATTAATATCTTAAGTGTTGCCAGGAACCTCACAATAATGGATGTGTTTGTGGGTATTCCAAAGTTTAAGATGCACAGTGATCTAGAACTCTCTCCAGCTTTTGAAATGATGGGCATCAAGGATATATTTAAGCCGAGCAAGTCATTTTCAACGTTGCTGCACAGGAATACCAACTTTCAGATTGACGGAGTTATCCATGTAGTCACATTTGAGTTTCAAGAGCAGGGCATTGGTACGCCAAGTACGGATGTTG GCAATGGTAGTTTGACACACACCTTTAATGGGGTGAAATATTTTCTGGCTACTCATCCATTTGCTTTCTATATCATAGATAACACATCAATTTTCTTTGCCGGTCATGTAACAAGCttttag
- the LOC117137430 gene encoding kalirin isoform X1 codes for MELALFTLNLFDVVSVVLTFLVIFLVQILNVYLHILDDNADNGKSIDVVDRAPAKECPLLESQSPSSPIATTPPKSQTTGNGKLEKQISLLDSDSGISLSSINTCSTTAANSSPTYRAPNGFHSFPSHTLSFETLGDEYHEDEDTLSLENLFPCDQTEIYASKKISFIIDELIQTEVNYVNNLKKGMLNYGQLKDVEDLPEALNGETKQKMLLGNIAEILELHEKEILPLMLRNQRDLKGLFDEFAAHFEKNSFYCYVSFTMGKKSSMQLRQDNRLWLQTYQTQIKDKLGIDSFLVQPIQRLTRYPLLLQQFISEFYKSGISCKPVLTAVCKLETRMRRALDVVNQAEEIPNIEELNELDLLQLGNFRRATEFDAQHFPTRKKYRSKVFLFDRCLVCTEVRKKRLAYRQHYNWEHVELQRPLDSVSSNANKIINLLVKQEEGGSSVGSKREEFSFTAAEASVVKQWLQATHKIIEIARNEHARRNTFSLPMDLVLGVVLAIWLIWQYL; via the exons ATGGAGTTGGCATTGTTCACCTTAAATTTGTTCGATGTGGTTTCGGTGGTGCTCACATTTCTTGTGATATTCCTAGTGCAAATTCTTAACGTTTACTTGCATATACTCGACGATAATGCCGATAATGGCAAATCGATCGATGTGGTGGACAGGGCCCCAGCGAAAGAATGCCCGTTACTTGAGTCCCAGTCACCCAGTTCACCCATCGCAACCACTCCACCGAAATCCCAGACAACGGGCAACGGCAAGTTGGAGAAGCAAATAAGTCTGCTGGACAGCGATAG CGGCATCTCATTGAGTTCCATCAACACCTGTTCAACAACCGCAGCGAACTCATCCCCAACATACCGAGCACCCAATGGCTTCCACTCCTTCCCATCGCACACGCTCAGTTTCGAGACTCTGGGCGATGAGTA CCACGAGGATGAGGACACGTTGTCCTTGGAGAATCTGTTTCCCTGCGATCAAACCGAGATCTATGCCTCCAAGAAGATTAGCTTCATAATCGACGAGCTCATCCAGACGGAGGTGAACTATGTGAACAATCTGAAGAAGGGTATGCTGAACTATGGCCAGCTGAAGGATGTCGAGGATCTGCCAGAAGCCCTGAATGGCGAGACGAAGCAGAAGATGCTGCTGGGAAACATTGCGGAGATTCTGGAGCTGCATGAGAAGGAGATACTGCCGCTCATGTTGCGCAATCAGCGGGATCTCAAAGGTCTATTCGATGAGTTTGCTGCTCATTTCGAG AAAAATAGCTTCTACTGCTATGTGAGCTTCACCATGGGCAAGAAGTCTTCTATGCAACTGCGACAGGATAATCGACTGTGGTTGCAG ACATATCAAACCCAAATAAAAGACAAGCTGGGCATCGACAGCTTCCTAGTTCAGCCCATCCAAAGACTGACCAGATATCCATTGCTCCTGCAGCAGTTCATATCG GAATTCTACAAAAGTGGAATTAGTTGCAAGCCAGTGCTAACTGCAGTTTGCAAACTGGAGACGCGCATGCGACGCGCTCTGGATGTGGTCAATCAGGCCGAGGAGATACCCAACATCGAGGAGCTCAACGAG TTGGACCTCCTGCAGCTGGGAAACTTCCGTCGTGCGACGGAGTTCGACGCCCAGCACTTTCCCACCCGGAAAAAGTACCGCTCCAAGGTGTTCCTGTTCGACCGCTGTCTGGTGTGCACGGAGGTGCGAAAGAAGCGGTTGGCCTACCGGCAGCACTACAACTGGGAGCACGTGGAGCTGCAGAGGCCGCTGGACTCGGTCTCGTCCAATGCCAACAAGATCATTAACCTGCTGGTGAAACAGGAGGAGGGCGGATCCAGTGTCGGCTCCAAGCGGGAGGAGTTCTCCTTTACGGCTGCGGAGGCATCGGTGGTGAAGCAGTGGCTCCAGGCCACCCACAAGATCATCGAGATCGCGCGCAACGAGCACGCCAGGCGGAACACCTTTAGCCTGCCCATGGACCTGGTCCTCGGCGTGGTGCTGGCCATTTGGCTGATCTGGCAGTACTTGTAG
- the LOC117137411 gene encoding rho guanine nucleotide exchange factor 25 isoform X2 translates to MDEPKKDEDSTSSKSDAGLKRQISEEALQEREQRAIVYTAPAGVSVSTDTRDDPLPPRKRKKRVPPAVPEEVEIELRDKSDKCVHPILEELIKTEEAYVNNLFMGIENYGNIFQRKDLPLGLRGKKYDLFGNIEQIAEFHRDEFLPMLQRNRRDLKRLFDEFLQFLDHNCFYGYVIFTMNKQKSLKLCDLYKNYFTSIRLERDDKLGINSFLVQPIQRMARYPLLLTQFINTFFKNRDIVMKPLIESCCRLEKRLRALLTTTNESEIINDIVDCHEFNVYYQGKFRKVNEFQVLDHKLKRSYRSKVFIFDKCIIYTEIKGKNLLFHGRYPCEHIGISAKTKSFTLYYERRKQQECEFTADPVQIAIWLDLIRDMINNYANEERQKLQERYSRENDHLHRKAPSFSLYRDSNRFSSDSGIGNIWIMPKADEDTISNRTTWYAAS, encoded by the exons ATGGATGAGCCCAAGAAGGACGAGGATAGTACCAGTTCCAAATCGGATGCCGGGCTCAAGCGTCAAATCTCCGAAGAGGCTCTCCAGGAGCGCGAACAACGCGCCATAGTGTATACAGCGCCCGCTGGAGTCTCCGTGAGCACAGACACCCGCGATGATCCGCTTCCGCCGCGGAAAAGAAAGAAGAGGGTTCCACCCGCAGTGCCG GAGGAGGTTGAGATCGAACTGCGCGATAAGAGCGACAAGTGCGTGCATCCCATTCTCGAGGAGCTGATCAAGACGGAGGAGGCGTACGTGAACAACCTGTTCATGGGCATCGAGAACTATGGCAACATCTTCCAGCGCAAGGATCTTCCCCTGGGTCTGCGGGGAAAGAAGTACGATCTGTTTGGAAACATCGAGCAGATCGCCGAGTTCCATCGCGACGAGTTCCTACCCATGCTGCAGCGCAACAGACGCGATCTGAAGCGATTGTTCGATGAGTTCCTGCAATTCCTAGAT CATAACTGCTTTTATGGATATGTTATCTTCACCATGAACAAGCAGAAATCCCTCAAGCTGTGCGATCTCTACAAGAATTACTTTACT AGTATCCGGCTGGAACGCGATGACAAGCTGGGCATAAATAGCTTCCTGGTTCAACCCATTCAGCGCATGGCTCGTTATCCTTTGCTGCTCACGCAGTTCATTAAT ACTTTCTTCAAGAACCGTGACATAGTGATGAAGCCACTTATCGAGTCCTGTTGTCGCCTGGAGAAGCGCCTGCGTGCCCTGCTGACAACCACCAATGAATCGGAGATCATCAACGACATTGTGGATTGTCATGAG TTCAACGTCTACTATCAGGGCAAATTCCGGAAGGTGAACGAGTTCCAGGTGCTCGATCACAAGCTGAAGCGCAGCTATCGCTCTAAGGTCTTTATTTTCGACAAGTGCATCATCTACACGGAGATCAAGGGCAAGAACCTGCTCTTCCATGGTCGTTATCCCTGCGAGCACATTGGCATCTCGGCTAAGACCAAATCCTTCACGCTGTACTATGAGCGCAGAAAGCAGCAGGAATGCGAATTCACCGCAGATCCAGTACAGATTGCCATCTGGCTGGACTTGATCCGGGATATGATCAATAACTATGCCAACGAGGAGCGCCAGAAGCTGCAGGAGCGCTACTCTCGAGAGAATGACCACCTGCATCGCAAGGCACCCAGTTTTTCGCTGTACCGCGACTCCAATCGCTTCAGCTCAGATAGTGGAATCGGCAACATCTGGATAATGCCAAAGGCTGACGAGGATACGATCAGCAACAGGACCACTTGGTATGCGGCCTCGTAA
- the LOC117137430 gene encoding kalirin isoform X2 — protein MELALFTLNLFDVVSVVLTFLVIFLVQILNVYLHILDDNADNGKSIDVVDRAPAKECPLLESQSPSSPIATTPPKSQTTGNGKLEKQISLLDSDSHEDEDTLSLENLFPCDQTEIYASKKISFIIDELIQTEVNYVNNLKKGMLNYGQLKDVEDLPEALNGETKQKMLLGNIAEILELHEKEILPLMLRNQRDLKGLFDEFAAHFEKNSFYCYVSFTMGKKSSMQLRQDNRLWLQTYQTQIKDKLGIDSFLVQPIQRLTRYPLLLQQFISEFYKSGISCKPVLTAVCKLETRMRRALDVVNQAEEIPNIEELNELDLLQLGNFRRATEFDAQHFPTRKKYRSKVFLFDRCLVCTEVRKKRLAYRQHYNWEHVELQRPLDSVSSNANKIINLLVKQEEGGSSVGSKREEFSFTAAEASVVKQWLQATHKIIEIARNEHARRNTFSLPMDLVLGVVLAIWLIWQYL, from the exons ATGGAGTTGGCATTGTTCACCTTAAATTTGTTCGATGTGGTTTCGGTGGTGCTCACATTTCTTGTGATATTCCTAGTGCAAATTCTTAACGTTTACTTGCATATACTCGACGATAATGCCGATAATGGCAAATCGATCGATGTGGTGGACAGGGCCCCAGCGAAAGAATGCCCGTTACTTGAGTCCCAGTCACCCAGTTCACCCATCGCAACCACTCCACCGAAATCCCAGACAACGGGCAACGGCAAGTTGGAGAAGCAAATAAGTCTGCTGGACAGCGATAG CCACGAGGATGAGGACACGTTGTCCTTGGAGAATCTGTTTCCCTGCGATCAAACCGAGATCTATGCCTCCAAGAAGATTAGCTTCATAATCGACGAGCTCATCCAGACGGAGGTGAACTATGTGAACAATCTGAAGAAGGGTATGCTGAACTATGGCCAGCTGAAGGATGTCGAGGATCTGCCAGAAGCCCTGAATGGCGAGACGAAGCAGAAGATGCTGCTGGGAAACATTGCGGAGATTCTGGAGCTGCATGAGAAGGAGATACTGCCGCTCATGTTGCGCAATCAGCGGGATCTCAAAGGTCTATTCGATGAGTTTGCTGCTCATTTCGAG AAAAATAGCTTCTACTGCTATGTGAGCTTCACCATGGGCAAGAAGTCTTCTATGCAACTGCGACAGGATAATCGACTGTGGTTGCAG ACATATCAAACCCAAATAAAAGACAAGCTGGGCATCGACAGCTTCCTAGTTCAGCCCATCCAAAGACTGACCAGATATCCATTGCTCCTGCAGCAGTTCATATCG GAATTCTACAAAAGTGGAATTAGTTGCAAGCCAGTGCTAACTGCAGTTTGCAAACTGGAGACGCGCATGCGACGCGCTCTGGATGTGGTCAATCAGGCCGAGGAGATACCCAACATCGAGGAGCTCAACGAG TTGGACCTCCTGCAGCTGGGAAACTTCCGTCGTGCGACGGAGTTCGACGCCCAGCACTTTCCCACCCGGAAAAAGTACCGCTCCAAGGTGTTCCTGTTCGACCGCTGTCTGGTGTGCACGGAGGTGCGAAAGAAGCGGTTGGCCTACCGGCAGCACTACAACTGGGAGCACGTGGAGCTGCAGAGGCCGCTGGACTCGGTCTCGTCCAATGCCAACAAGATCATTAACCTGCTGGTGAAACAGGAGGAGGGCGGATCCAGTGTCGGCTCCAAGCGGGAGGAGTTCTCCTTTACGGCTGCGGAGGCATCGGTGGTGAAGCAGTGGCTCCAGGCCACCCACAAGATCATCGAGATCGCGCGCAACGAGCACGCCAGGCGGAACACCTTTAGCCTGCCCATGGACCTGGTCCTCGGCGTGGTGCTGGCCATTTGGCTGATCTGGCAGTACTTGTAG
- the LOC117137725 gene encoding alpha-amylase A-like, whose amino-acid sequence MFLAKSLVCLALLAVANAQFDTNYASGRSGMVHLFEWKWDDIAAECENFLGPNGFAGVQVSPVNENAVKDSRPWWERYQPISYKLETRSGNEQQFASMVKRCNAVGVRTYVDVVFNHMAADGGTYGTGGSTASPSSKSYPGVPYSSLDFNPTCAINNYNDANQVRNCELVGLRDLNQGNSYVQDKVVEFLDHLIDLGVAGFRVDAAKHMWPADLAVIYGRLKNLNTDHGFASGSKAYIVQEVIDMGGEAISKSEYTGLGAITEFRHSDSIGKVFRGKDQLQYLTNWGTAWGFAASDRSLVFVDNHDNQRGHGAGGADVLTYKVPKQYKMASAFMLAHPFGTPRVMSSFSFSDTDQGPPTTDGHNIASPVFNSDNSCSGGWVCEHRWRQIYNMVAFRNAVGSDAIQNWWDNGSNQISFSRGSRGFVAFNNDNYDLNSSLQTGLPAGTYCDVISGSKSGSSCTGKTVSVGSDGRASIYIGSSEDDGVLAIHVNAKL is encoded by the coding sequence ATGTTTCTGGCCAAGAGCCTAGTGTGCCTCGCCCTCCTGGCGGTGGCCAACGCCCAATTCGACACCAACTACGCCTCCGGTCGTAGTGGAATGGTCCACCTCTTCGAGTGGAAGTGGGATGACATCGCTGCCGAATGCGAGAACTTCCTGGGACCCAATGGCTTCGCCGGTGTCCAGGTTTCGCCTGTGAACGAGAATGCCGTCAAGGACAGCCGCCCCTGGTGGGAACGTTATCAGCCCATCTCCTACAAGCTGGAGACCCGCTCCGGAAACGAGCAGCAGTTCGCCAGCATGGTCAAGCGTTGCAACGCTGTGGGAGTGCGCACCTACGTGGACGTGGTCTTCAACCACATGGCCGCCGACGGAGGCACCTACGGCACGGGCGGCAGCACCGCCAGCCCCAGCAGCAAGAGCTATCCTGGAGTGCCCTACTCCTCGCTGGACTTCAACCCGACCTGCGCCATCAACAACTACAACGACGCCAACCAGGTGCGCAACTGCGAGCTGGTCGGTCTGCGCGACCTCAACCAGGGCAACTCCTACGTGCAGGACAAGGTGGTCGAGTTCCTGGACCATCTGATTGACCTCGGCGTGGCCGGATTCCGCGTGGACGCCGCCAAGCACATGTGGCCCGCCGACCTGGCCGTCATCTATGGCCGCCTCAAGAACCTGAACACCGACCACGGCTTCGCCTCAGGATCCAAGGCGTACATCGTCCAGGAGGTCATCGACATGGGCGGCGAGGCCATCAGCAAGTCCGAGTACACCGGACTGGGCGCCATCACCGAGTTCCGCCACTCCGACTCCATCGGCAAGGTGTTCCGCGGCAAGGACCAACTGCAGTACCTGACCAACTGGGGCACCGCCTGGGGCTTCGCCGCCTCCGACCGCTCCCTGGTCTTCGTCGACAACCACGACAACCAGCGCGGACACGGAGCAGGTGGCGCCGATGTGCTGACCTACAAGGTGCCCAAGCAGTACAAGATGGCCTCCGCCTTCATGCTGGCGCACCCCTTCGGCACTCCCCGCGTGATgtcctccttctccttctcGGACACGGACCAGGGCCCGCCCACCACCGACGGCCACAACATCGCCTCGCCCGTCTTCAATAGCGACAACTCCTGCAGCGGCGGCTGGGTGTGCGAGCACCGCTGGCGCCAGATCTACAACATGGTGGCCTTCCGGAACGCCGTGGGCTCGGACGCGATCCAGAACTGGTGGGACAACGGCAGCAACCAGATCTCCTTCAGCCGAGGCAGCCGCGGCTTCGTGGCCTTCAACAACGACAACTACGACCTGAACAGCTCCCTGCAGACGGGCCTGCCCGCCGGCACCTACTGCGACGTCATCTCCGGCTCCAAGAGCGGCTCCTCCTGCACGGGCAAGACCGTCAGCGTCGGATCCGACGGACGGGCTTCCATCTACATTGGCAGCTCCGAGGACGACGGAGTGCTGGCCATCCACGTCAACGCCAAGTTGTAA
- the LOC117137720 gene encoding alpha-amylase A, with the protein MFLAKSIVCLALLAVANAQFDTNYASGRSGMVHLFEWKWDDIAAECENFLGPNGFAGVQVSPVNENAVKDSRPWWERYQPISYKLETRSGNEQQFASMVKRCNAVGVRIYVDVIFNHMAADGGTYGTGGSTASPSSKSYPGVPYSSLDFNPTCAINNYNDANQVRNCELVGLRDLNQGNSYVQDKVVEFLDHLIDLGVAGFRVDAAKHMWPADLAVIYGRLKNLNTDHGFASGSKAYIVQEVIDMGGEAISKSEYTGLGAITEFRHSDSIGKVFRGKDQLQYLTNWGTAWGFAASDRSLVFVDNHDNQRGHGAGGADVLTYKVPKQYKMASAFMLAHPFGTPRVMSSFSFSDTDQGPPTTDGHNIASPVFNSDNSCSGGWVCEHRWRQIYNMVAFRNAVGSDAIQNWWDNGSNQISFSRGSRGFVAFNNDNYDLNSSLQTGLPAGTYCDVISGSKSGSSCTGKTVSVGSDGRASIYIGSSEDDGVLAIHVNAKL; encoded by the coding sequence ATGTTTCTGGCTAAGAGCATAGTGTGCCTCGCCCTGCTGGCGGTGGCCAACGCCCAATTCGACACCAACTACGCCTCCGGTCGTAGTGGAATGGTCCACCTCTTCGAGTGGAAGTGGGACGACATCGCTGCCGAGTGCGAGAACTTCCTGGGACCCAATGGTTTCGCCGGTGTCCAGGTTTCGCCTGTGAACGAGAACGCCGTCAAGGACAGCCGCCCCTGGTGGGAACGTTACCAGCCCATCTCCTACAAGCTGGAGACCCGCTCCGGAAACGAGCAGCAGTTCGCCAGCATGGTTAAGCGTTGCAACGCTGTGGGAGTGCGCATCTACGTGGATGTGATCTTCAACCACATGGCCGCCGACGGAGGCACCTACGGCACTGGCGGCAGCACTGCCAGCCCCAGCAGCAAGAGCTATCCCGGAGTGCCCTACTCCTCCCTGGACTTCAACCCGACCTGCGCCATCAACAACTACAACGACGCCAACCAGGTGCGCAACTGCGAGCTGGTCGGTCTGCGCGACCTCAACCAGGGCAACTCCTACGTGCAGGACAAGGTGGTCGAGTTCCTGGACCATCTGATTGACCTCGGCGTGGCCGGATTCCGCGTGGACGCCGCCAAGCACATGTGGCCCGCTGACCTGGCCGTCATCTATGGCCGCCTCAAGAACCTGAACACCGACCACGGCTTCGCCTCGGGATCCAAGGCGTACATCGTCCAGGAGGTCATCGATATGGGAGGCGAGGCCATCAGCAAGTCCGAGTACACCGGACTGGGCGCCATCACCGAGTTCCGCCACTCCGACTCCATCGGCAAGGTGTTCCGCGGCAAGGACCAGCTGCAGTACCTGACCAACTGGGGCACCGCCTGGGGCTTCGCCGCCTCCGACCGCTCCCTGGTCTTCGTCGACAACCACGACAACCAGCGCGGACACGGAGCAGGAGGCGCCGACGTGCTGACCTACAAGGTGCCCAAGCAGTACAAGATGGCCTCCGCCTTCATGCTGGCGCACCCCTTCGGCACTCCCCGCGTGATgtcctccttctccttctcGGACACGGACCAGGGCCCGCCCACCACCGACGGCCACAACATCGCCTCGCCCGTCTTCAATAGCGACAACTCCTGCAGCGGCGGCTGGGTGTGCGAGCACCGCTGGCGCCAGATCTACAACATGGTGGCCTTCCGGAACGCCGTGGGCTCGGACGCGATCCAGAACTGGTGGGACAACGGCAGCAACCAGATCTCCTTCAGCCGAGGCAGCCGCGGCTTCGTGGCCTTCAACAACGACAACTACGACCTGAACAGCTCCCTGCAGACGGGCCTGCCCGCCGGCACCTACTGCGACGTCATCTCCGGCTCCAAGAGCGGCTCCTCCTGCACGGGCAAGACCGTCAGCGTCGGATCCGACGGACGGGCTTCCATCTACATTGGCAGCTCCGAGGACGACGGAGTGCTGGCCATCCACGTCAACGCCAAGTTGTAA
- the LOC117137411 gene encoding triple functional domain protein isoform X1, which translates to MADEDLSPLPFRRERNLSNRNFNKRNSRRRISQQAAEQERHNNTLVSSNLESNDAARPVSSVSSSSSSIQLSYSVNSDTDSVFRQRSLLKMHEAESVGGLGTASTPESPMSPQTPDPALLDVRQKVHRFEAFRTNICFIKQERHSLKLLENRRHPSFEDQSEDHRTPPATPPRRIRLPGLGSRGSSRSSSIPSFQAGIHEVRSEDEVDQISDFETDSHAAAEEYLVVDTTSEVVPSEDEVADSKVNQQQVQRSISADQSKEALTLPLKMRNDFPRNYRSTPRRKTEIIGTTNEHLVGKFHSVYQPKDEEEEVEIELRDKSDKCVHPILEELIKTEEAYVNNLFMGIENYGNIFQRKDLPLGLRGKKYDLFGNIEQIAEFHRDEFLPMLQRNRRDLKRLFDEFLQFLDHNCFYGYVIFTMNKQKSLKLCDLYKNYFTSIRLERDDKLGINSFLVQPIQRMARYPLLLTQFINTFFKNRDIVMKPLIESCCRLEKRLRALLTTTNESEIINDIVDCHEFNVYYQGKFRKVNEFQVLDHKLKRSYRSKVFIFDKCIIYTEIKGKNLLFHGRYPCEHIGISAKTKSFTLYYERRKQQECEFTADPVQIAIWLDLIRDMINNYANEERQKLQERYSRENDHLHRKAPSFSLYRDSNRFSSDSGIGNIWIMPKADEDTISNRTTWYAAS; encoded by the exons ATGGCGGACGAAGATCTCAGTCCGCTGCCCTTTCGCCGGGAGCGCAATCTCAGCAACCGCAACTTCAACAAGCGCAACTCGCGCCGCCGGATCAGCCAACAGGCGGCGGAGCAGGAGCGGCATAACAACACGCTCGTCAGTAGCAATCTGGAGTCCAACGACGCCGCACGCCCAGTCAGTTCGGtgagcagcagctccagctcGATCCAGCTCTCGTACTCCGTGAATTCCGATACGGATAGTGTCTTTCGTCAACGCTCGCTGCTCAAGATGCACGAGGCGGAGAGCGTGGGTGGACTGGGAACGGCGTCCACACCGGAGTCACCAATGTCGCCCCAAACACCAGATCCCGCACTGCTAGATGTCCGGCAGAAGGTGCATCGCTTCGAAGCGTTTAGGACGAACATTTGCTTCATTAAGCAGGAGAGGCACAGCCTCAAATTGCTGGAGAACCGTCGTCATCCGTCGTTCGAGGATCAATCCGAAGATCACCGCACGccacctgccacgcccccgcgtCGCATACGCCTCCCGGGGCTaggcagcaggggcagcagtcgcagcagctCCATACCCAGTTTCCAAGCTGGCATTCACGAGGTGCGATCCGAGGACGAGGTGGATCAGATATCCGACTTTGAAACGGATTCGCATGCCGCCGCTGAGGAATACCTGGTTGTGGATACCACCTCGGAGGTCGTTCCCAGTGAGGATGAGGTCGCGGATTCAAAGGTCAACCAGCAGCAGGTGCAGCGATCCATTAGCGCAGATCAGTCCAAGGAAGCGCTCACATTGCCGCTAAAAATGCGCAACGATTTCCCCAG AAACTATCGCTCCACGCCGAGGCGAAAGACTGAAATCATTGGGACCACCAACGAGCATTTGGTGGGCAAGTTTCACTCGGTCTACCAACCCAAAGATGA GGAGGAGGAGGTTGAGATCGAACTGCGCGATAAGAGCGACAAGTGCGTGCATCCCATTCTCGAGGAGCTGATCAAGACGGAGGAGGCGTACGTGAACAACCTGTTCATGGGCATCGAGAACTATGGCAACATCTTCCAGCGCAAGGATCTTCCCCTGGGTCTGCGGGGAAAGAAGTACGATCTGTTTGGAAACATCGAGCAGATCGCCGAGTTCCATCGCGACGAGTTCCTACCCATGCTGCAGCGCAACAGACGCGATCTGAAGCGATTGTTCGATGAGTTCCTGCAATTCCTAGAT CATAACTGCTTTTATGGATATGTTATCTTCACCATGAACAAGCAGAAATCCCTCAAGCTGTGCGATCTCTACAAGAATTACTTTACT AGTATCCGGCTGGAACGCGATGACAAGCTGGGCATAAATAGCTTCCTGGTTCAACCCATTCAGCGCATGGCTCGTTATCCTTTGCTGCTCACGCAGTTCATTAAT ACTTTCTTCAAGAACCGTGACATAGTGATGAAGCCACTTATCGAGTCCTGTTGTCGCCTGGAGAAGCGCCTGCGTGCCCTGCTGACAACCACCAATGAATCGGAGATCATCAACGACATTGTGGATTGTCATGAG TTCAACGTCTACTATCAGGGCAAATTCCGGAAGGTGAACGAGTTCCAGGTGCTCGATCACAAGCTGAAGCGCAGCTATCGCTCTAAGGTCTTTATTTTCGACAAGTGCATCATCTACACGGAGATCAAGGGCAAGAACCTGCTCTTCCATGGTCGTTATCCCTGCGAGCACATTGGCATCTCGGCTAAGACCAAATCCTTCACGCTGTACTATGAGCGCAGAAAGCAGCAGGAATGCGAATTCACCGCAGATCCAGTACAGATTGCCATCTGGCTGGACTTGATCCGGGATATGATCAATAACTATGCCAACGAGGAGCGCCAGAAGCTGCAGGAGCGCTACTCTCGAGAGAATGACCACCTGCATCGCAAGGCACCCAGTTTTTCGCTGTACCGCGACTCCAATCGCTTCAGCTCAGATAGTGGAATCGGCAACATCTGGATAATGCCAAAGGCTGACGAGGATACGATCAGCAACAGGACCACTTGGTATGCGGCCTCGTAA